One Leptolyngbya sp. KIOST-1 DNA window includes the following coding sequences:
- a CDS encoding tyrosine-type recombinase/integrase, whose amino-acid sequence MYAKGRNKSSKGTVQVKNSHGRLQLVFSHPVITEAGEIKSKRFYFSTGEEDTPLGNKRAAALAATIQRDIDYGEFDASLDKYRPAASLSTVTPIAPAVPEPPPQPRLSELWERYAEFKEPQLSQSTFAVDYRRYRNHIQKLPTDDLRDAIAIRDYLLANVTPNTAKRVLTNINACCDWAIRSQLIDHNPFRDMAGDVYLSKGDVEEADINPFTAEERDAIIQAFQESQLYGYYAPLVQVLFFTGCRPSEAIALQWKHIYDRFILFEQAITISTKGLALKSGLKTQPQRRFPVNRQLRDIWNAMRPESCDSEAFIFRSKKGGIIDFGDFLNHAWKGYKNRHGKQIDGLVTQLVKQGVVSEYRRPYQCRHTFITLCLEADIDAKDVAKWVGIAIASLIRT is encoded by the coding sequence CGTCTTCTCCCATCCTGTAATCACTGAGGCCGGAGAAATCAAGAGCAAGCGGTTCTATTTCTCGACTGGGGAAGAAGATACGCCCCTGGGGAATAAGCGAGCAGCGGCACTGGCAGCGACTATCCAGCGTGATATCGACTATGGGGAGTTTGATGCCAGTCTGGACAAGTACAGGCCCGCTGCCTCGCTATCGACGGTGACACCCATTGCCCCAGCTGTGCCGGAGCCGCCTCCACAGCCGCGGTTATCGGAGCTATGGGAGAGGTATGCCGAGTTTAAGGAGCCTCAACTCAGCCAGTCCACCTTCGCGGTGGACTACCGCCGCTACCGCAACCATATCCAGAAGCTGCCGACGGATGACTTGCGGGATGCGATCGCGATTCGAGACTACCTGCTGGCCAATGTCACCCCCAACACGGCCAAACGAGTTCTGACCAACATCAACGCCTGCTGCGACTGGGCCATCCGCAGCCAGCTCATCGACCACAACCCCTTTCGGGATATGGCTGGCGATGTCTATCTCTCCAAGGGCGATGTAGAGGAGGCTGACATCAACCCCTTCACGGCTGAGGAGCGAGATGCCATCATCCAGGCGTTTCAGGAGAGCCAGCTGTATGGCTACTATGCGCCGCTGGTGCAGGTGTTGTTCTTTACGGGGTGCCGTCCCTCGGAGGCGATCGCCCTTCAGTGGAAGCACATCTACGATCGCTTCATCCTGTTCGAGCAGGCTATCACCATTAGCACCAAGGGGTTGGCCCTGAAGAGTGGGCTCAAAACTCAGCCCCAGCGGCGATTCCCGGTGAACCGGCAGCTGAGGGATATCTGGAACGCGATGCGCCCGGAGAGCTGCGACTCAGAGGCGTTCATCTTCCGCAGCAAGAAGGGGGGCATCATCGACTTTGGCGATTTTCTTAACCACGCTTGGAAGGGGTACAAGAACCGCCACGGTAAGCAGATCGATGGCCTGGTGACGCAGTTGGTTAAGCAGGGGGTGGTGAGTGAGTATCGTCGTCCGTACCAGTGTCGGCACACGTTTATTACCTTGTGCTTGGAGGCGGATATCGATGCCAAGGATGTGGCCAAGTGGGTGGGTATAGCTATAGCCAGCCTGATTAGGACATAA
- a CDS encoding IS630 family transposase (programmed frameshift): protein MAKPYSLDLRQKVINAIELDGMKKSEASVVFGISRNTIDLWLKRKAATGSLAPQVTSRARRQGRITDWDGFRAFAEQHRHKTQTEMAECWPGPMSQRTISRALGAIGWTRKKTYGYRQRDEHKRQAFIAKVPESRARHLVYVDESGMDERDAYGYGYAPAGARCYDLKSGQRGRRVNMIAGYRGHQLIAPFTVEGACNRTVFETWLETCLIPELCPGDWVVLDNATFHHGGRIAELIESAGCEVVYLPPYSPDLNRIEKCWGWLKSRIRKALPHDDGLRAAIEAVLKQAVS, encoded by the exons ATGGCCAAACCCTACAGCCTCGATTTGCGACAAAAGGTCATCAACGCCATCGAACTGGATGGGATGAAGAAGAGCGAAGCCAGTGTTGTTTTTGGGATCAGTCGCAACACCATCGACTTGTGGCTCAAGCGTAAAGCCGCCACTGGCAGCCTAGCGCCTCAGGTCACCTCAAGGGCCCGCCGCCAAGGGCGAATTACCGATTGGGACGGGTTTCGCGCTTTTGCCGAGCAGCATCGTCATAAGACCCAGACGGAGATGGCGGAGTGTTGGCCCGGCCCGATGAGTCAACGCACCATCTCACGGGCCTTAGGCGCCATCGGCTGGACTCGA AAAAAGACCTACGGCTACCGTCAGCGAGACGAGCACAAGCGACAGGCGTTCATAGCCAAAGTTCCTGAGTCTAGGGCTCGGCATCTGGTCTACGTGGATGAGTCGGGAATGGATGAGCGTGATGCCTACGGATACGGCTATGCCCCAGCAGGAGCGCGGTGCTATGACCTTAAATCCGGGCAACGCGGTAGGCGCGTCAACATGATCGCCGGGTATCGGGGGCATCAACTCATCGCGCCGTTTACCGTCGAAGGGGCGTGTAACCGCACCGTCTTTGAAACCTGGTTGGAGACCTGCTTGATTCCAGAGTTGTGTCCTGGAGACTGGGTGGTGCTGGATAATGCCACCTTTCATCATGGCGGGCGCATTGCCGAATTGATTGAATCGGCAGGCTGTGAGGTGGTTTATCTCCCACCGTACTCCCCTGACCTAAATCGCATTGAAAAGTGCTGGGGGTGGTTGAAAAGCCGGATCCGAAAAGCCCTCCCCCACGACGATGGCCTGCGGGCCGCTATTGAGGCTGTCCTCAAGCAAGCGGTGTCCTAA